The DNA segment CGACAGCGGCCGTAGCGCCCGCTCAGCACCACGTCCCATACCCGGATCGGAAAATCCCAGTCGATGTCGGTTTCCTGCGGCACGTAGCCCACTGCATTTGCCCGCCGGGCATGCCGTATGTCCTGACCGTTCACCATCATGGCACCGGATGATGGGCGTTTGGTGCCGGTGAGCAGCTTGAACAGGGTCGATTTCCCGGCGCCGTTAGGACCGACAACCGCAATGAACTGCCCGCGCGGCAAGGCAAGTTCGACGTTTTCCAGGGCACGCACCGCGCCGTAGTCAGCACTGATGCCGGCTGCATAGACTGAACAGGCAGTGTTGGCAGCTGGGGCGGTTGATTCCGGCGTGGGGGTCATGATCAGCCTCCTGTCTAGTGTTAATCATAATATCAAACTGTATAGTTTGATTAATCAAACTATGCTGATAGTGGCGGGTATTGTCAAGGTGCGGCGCTGTAATAACCGGCCCTATCCTGTTACAGTAGGGGGTGGAGGTTATATGCGAGTATTGGTTATTGGCGCGAACGGAAATACCGGACGGCGTCTGACAGAGATTCTGGCTCACGGCCCGCACCACCCGGTCGCGATGATTCGACAGCCCGCTCAGCAGGAGTGGTTTCAGCAGCGCGGCATTGAAACCGTCCAGGGTGATCTGGAGCATCCGATTGACGATGCGGTACAGGACTGTGATGCAGTGATCTTCGCTGCCGGCAGCGGCCCGAAGACCGGCAAGGATAAAACGGTGTTGATCGATCATATCGGTGCTATTCGCTCCATGGTGGCTGCCGCCATACATGGCGCACGCCGGTATGTGATGCTGTCATCGATAGGTGCATCGGTTACCAGCACTTCGCCGATCCAGCATTACCACCGCGCCAAAGGGCATGCCGATGCCTTTCTGCAGGGGATGCACGAGGTAATGGAGCATACACTGGACTGGACGATCGTACGGCCGGGTCGTCTGACCGATGAGCCTGGCGGCGGTGCTGCAATCTTCGACCCCGGCAGCGAGAAACCGACCACCTCTCGCCAGACGCTGGCCGAGGGGCTGGCCGCCTGCCTGGATGAACCAGCCTCGATCGGGAAAACCTTTCATCTGTTTGATGGCCAGCAGTCGATCCGGGATCTGCTGCGCCAGCTGGACGACTGAATACGCCAGCGATGCCCATGCAGCAGTATCATGGCAGTCTGGTGCATGTCTGGCACTATCGCGGTACTATCCGGATGGCTGGCAGACTGGATGATGGCCGCAGCTTTGCCGCCGAGGTTGCACCGGATGCCGCTGGCAGTGACTGGCTGACTGCCGCGGATGCCCCAACAGCCGGCAGCACTGCCAGCAACAGCCCGGGCGAAACCGATGCCCCCATACCCGGCAGCGCCGCCGCCGACACTGCTGGCGGAGCCACTGCTGCCGGAGGCACCGACACCGAGACCAGCGCGGCCAGCCATCCGGCGGGCGGCTGGCAGGCATGGGACGGGCGGGAGCTTCCCGGGCCGCCGGCAGATCTCGGCTTTTCTGTGCCGGATAATTTTCTGCTGCGGCGCGGGATTCGCCGGACTGTCAAACTGGTCGGAACGCCGGTGGCCGCCACACGTGTCGATCTGTATTTCCGTGATCCGGTCATCGAACCACAGGAAGGGGCGGTTCAGCTGCGATGGGCTGCGCTCGATATAGAAACCGATCCTGACGGCAGGATTACGGCGGTATCGCTGGTATGCGGCAGCTTCGAAGTGGTAGTGTTCCACGGCCCCGAGCTAGACGATCCCCGTGTCGAAGCCGTGGACTCCGAGCAAGCCCTGCTGCTACGTCTGGCCGAACTGCTGCAGCAGCAGGATCCCGATGTGCTGACCGGATGGAATGTTGCCGGGTTTGATATGGCAGTGCTGGAGCAGCGCTTTGCTGCCTGCCGCCTGCCGTTCGATATTGGCAGAACCGGGCAGGAGACAGCCGGTACCCGCAAGACCGGAACAGGACTGACCCGGGTATTTGTTCCGGGTCGTCAGGTCGTCGATGCCATGCAGGCGGTTCGCGCCTCCGGCCGCCGTTTTGCAGATATGCGGCTCGATACCGTTGCCCATGCAATTCTGGGGGAGGGCAAGACCGCTGGTATGGGCGAGGCAACGGACAAACTGGCCGAGCTGGAAACCCTGCGGCGCAGCCAACCGCTGGAGTACTGTCGGTACTGTTTGCATGACTCCCGGCTGGTACAGTCAATCCTGCACCACACCGGCCTGGACAGGCTGACCGAGGTTCGGGCAGAGCTGACCGGTATGGGGATGGATATGGCCTGGACCAGCATCCCGGTGTTTGAACGGCTCTACGCCCTGGAGCTCCTGAAACGCCGGATTGTGCCGCCGACAGCAGCAGCCCCGGATGCAGAGTTCGGGGCGCCGGGCGGCACGGTGCTGGAACCCGTACCGGGGCTGTTTGCCCATGTGCTGGTGTTTGATTTTCGCAGCCTGTACCCCTCGATCATGCGCACATTCAACATCGATCCCCTGAGTTACGCCCGGGCACAGCAGCATCCCGACCCGGAAGCCCTGGTGGCGCCGAACGGGGCTTCCTTCAGCCGGGATCCGGGGATACTCCCGGCGCTGCTCGCCCGATATTTTGCTGCCCGGGAGCAGGCGATCGCCGCCGGGGATGCAGTAGGGACCCATGTATACAAGATCCTGATGAATTCCCTGTACGGGGTGCTGGGGTCGGCCGGCTGCATCTATGCCCGCCGTGAACTTGCCGGGGCGATAACCGGGTTCGGGCGCTACTGCCTGCTGTTTGCCCGGGACTTTTTCCGGGCACGCGGACTGACGGTTTTATATGGCGATACCGACTCGGTGTTTGTGTATGCCGGCGGCCAGGATGCCGCTGGTGCTGCCGGGAGGTATGCCGAGGAGCTGAATGCTGCCCTCACCGCGCAGATCCGGGAGGAATACCGGGTGGCATCGCAGATCTCTATCCGGTTTGAGCAGTCCTACCACTGGCTGCTGTTGCCCAAACTGCGGGGCGCAGACAGCGAGCAGCGGGTGCGCGGCAGAGCCAAGGGCTACGCCGGCAGTACCCCCGACGGCAAACTCGAGATTCGCGGGATCGAAGCCGCCCGCAGCGACTATACCGAGCTGGCCAGGCGCTTCCAGACCGAACTGCTGGAGCTGCTGTTCGGCGGCGCCACTGCCGGGCAGCTGTGTGACTATGCCCGCGAATTCGCTGCGCAGCTGTCTCTTGGTTGCCTGGACGATCACCTGGTATACCGCAAGGTGCTGCGCCGGGCAGCAGCCTCATACACCCATGCCGCACCGCCGCCGGTGCGCGCCGCCCGGAAACTGGGCTGGACGCGTCGCCGGGGCAGAATCGCCTATGTCATGACGGTGCAGGGGCCCGAACCCCTGGAGATGCTGCACAGCCGCCTGGACTACCGGTACTATATCGAACATCAGCTCAAACCCATCTGGAAAAGCATTATCGAAACGGCAGAGCTGGGAGACAGCCTGGTACGGATGCTGCAGAATGCCGGCGACCCGGCGGGGTACAGCCCGGATTCCCGGCATCCTGTCGTCGGGGCTGCCGCCGGGCTGGATCCCTTCAGTGACCAGCTGGAGCTGGGATTCGGATAGAACTGCCGGGTGTTACGAGGATCGAGCCTCGTTCGACCGGGCCAGTTTGCGTGCCAGGAGCTTCGAGAGAAAAATACCGTAGTGCGGGTACTGTTTCATAACCTCGACAAAGGCCTTACGGGTAATCTTGATAAGCTTGGCATCGGTCTCGGCGATGACGGTGGCGCTGCGCAGGTTGTTCAGCAGGAAGCTCATCTCTCCCATAAAGATATCGGCCGGGGTTATGCTGCCCACCTGTTTACCGCCATGGTGCACGCTGAAATGCCCGCTGGAGATATAGTACAGAAAATCGCCGCGCTCGCCCTCGCGGAATACCACATCCCCAGGCTGTGGAAACAGTGTCTGCTCTCCGGAAAAACCCTGCGGCGCCTGGCGTTCCTCACCCTCCCGGTGACGGATTACCATTGTTACCTCGTTGCCCTGATCGTTATAGCGCAGTTCATCGGCAATGGTCTCGGCCATATGAATCCCCCGGCCATGCTGGGAGTATAGATCCTGGGTGCGGGTCTTTTCCCGCACGGCGGCAACATCAAAGCCATCGCCATCGTCGCGGATAGTAAAGGTGGTCTGTGTGCCGTCGCTCTCCCAGCTGAAGCGCACACGCTTCAGGGCGATCTCGACATCCTGGCAGCGCTCCTGTACCAGGTCGACCACGCTCCCGCCGGATTCCAGCGCGGCGGTTTTTTCCTCGTAGGTAATCCCGCAGTTCCCGTGTTCCACCGCATTGATGATCAGCTCCGACAGCGCCAGCTGCAGTTTCAGCTTGTCCTGTGGCTGAATCAGTCCCATCTGGGCAAGGTTGGTAACCGGAATGCCGGCGTAGATGGGAACCGCCAGGGTGTCGTTATCGATCTGAAAGGAACCGCTCATTCTATCGGTAAAGTGGCTGGAAACCTCGCGCTGGAAGATGAGCTGACGATTCCCCAGGATAATCGAGACGCACTTCATCAGGTGACTGCGGATCCGGCTGTAGTCCAGCAGCACCAGCAGATTCAGCTCGCGCAGCTGTTCGGCAATCTCGTCCTCGTTCTGTCGGCTGCCATCAAACAGCCCGATAATGCCGAAGCTGTGCAGCCAGCTGTCGGTTCTGACCTGTTCTGCCAGGCTGGACAGGCGCACCTGGGGATCCGCACAGTTCAGAATAACCAGCTCGGGCAGATCATAGTTCAGTGTTTCCTGGATACGCTGTTCGCTGGAGATCATCCGGATCGTGTAGCCCAGCCGCTGACCATGCTGCTGATAGGCGTCTCGAAGTCGCTCCAGCACCTCGTGTTGTGAATTGATGAACGCAATAAGTCCCATGCTGCCTCCGCTACAATACTATGGGGCAGGGCTGATGGATGCAAGCCCGGGAATGCAAGAGCCGTGAAAATGGATTACACTCGGCGCATGGACACGGAAAATATCACAGAATCCGGGGTTGAGGATGCATATTCACAGCCGCGGGCGCGTACCGCACTGGGCGCAGCCGCCGCGGCCGTTGCAACCCATGTCGGTCTGCTGCTTGCCGGCGGACTGGTATACGGGGTGCTGGTGTACAACCAGGCCGCGGTGGTCACGACCGGGTCTCTCGCCGGCGTACTTGGCGGCCTGCTTACCGCCGTCCTGGGGGTGATCGCCGCCATGATTGCGGTTGCCCGCTGGGGCGACGGGGTGTCCGGTACCCTGATGCTGCTGAGCAGAGCTCATTCTTTGCGAGAGTATCGCCATACCGTGTTCTTTGCACTGCTCACCTACTTTTTGAGCGTGCTGTTTGCCGTTGCCATAAACGCACTGCCGTTCATGCCCGATGCCTATCCTGCCGAGGAGCTGCTGGCGCTGTTCCCGGAACCCCTGCTGCTGCGTATCCTGCTGGTGGGGCTGCTGATACCGGTCGTGGAGGAGGTGATCTATCGGGGGATCGTGCTGCGCAGGCTGGCAGCGATCTTTTCCCCCCGCGCTGCAATCGTGCTGTCGGCACTGGTGTTTGGCGCCATTCACTGGGACTCGCTGCAGAGCCTGTACACCTTTGCCATGGGGCTGGCCATCGGCTGGCTGTTCCTGCGAACCGGCAGCCTGCAGCTGGCCGTGCTGGTGCATGTGGTGTTCAATCTCTACGGGGTGATGATGGATGCCCTGCAGATGGACACCCGGGCCGACTGGGTGATTGGCCTGTATACGGTGATATTTCTGCTGGGTACGCTGATACTGGGCAGCAGAGCCTGCCGGTTTTTCTATGATTATCCCGAGGAATCCGTCGCAGGGGGGTGATTCGGCCCGGCGCCCCGCTTCAGATAGAACCGGTCCAGGCCGCGCTCGATCTCCCGGGCCTGCCGCAGCGGCACCGCCGCGAGGCTGGTCATCATGCTTTTCGGCGGCAGCCTGGTCCCCTTGCGCAGATACGAACCGATCCCGATCACGCTGTTCGCGCCGATCTCCACCCCTGGGGTGATATACGACCGTGCCCCGATCAGGGTGTTCTCGCCGATTACCACCCGCTCCAGGATCAGATGGTAGTTCTCCACAATGTGACAGGTAATCAGGGCATCTCCCCCCAGGATCACATTATCACCCACTTCCAGCAGGTAGCAGTCCACCAGCGACCCCGTGTTGATCCGCACCCGACGCCCGATTTTCGCCCCGGCGATCCGGAAAAACAGATTGGCAAACCCCGTTGCCCGGATCATCGGCAGGAACATCGTCTTGGCCATCCCGTAAAACCCGTTGTGGATCATCCAGCGCATTACCGTGAACGACTTGGCCGGATAGCGCCCCGGCCGGATCCCCAGCGAGCTCACC comes from the Spirochaeta africana DSM 8902 genome and includes:
- a CDS encoding SDR family oxidoreductase codes for the protein MRVLVIGANGNTGRRLTEILAHGPHHPVAMIRQPAQQEWFQQRGIETVQGDLEHPIDDAVQDCDAVIFAAGSGPKTGKDKTVLIDHIGAIRSMVAAAIHGARRYVMLSSIGASVTSTSPIQHYHRAKGHADAFLQGMHEVMEHTLDWTIVRPGRLTDEPGGGAAIFDPGSEKPTTSRQTLAEGLAACLDEPASIGKTFHLFDGQQSIRDLLRQLDD
- a CDS encoding DNA polymerase domain-containing protein; its protein translation is MPMQQYHGSLVHVWHYRGTIRMAGRLDDGRSFAAEVAPDAAGSDWLTAADAPTAGSTASNSPGETDAPIPGSAAADTAGGATAAGGTDTETSAASHPAGGWQAWDGRELPGPPADLGFSVPDNFLLRRGIRRTVKLVGTPVAATRVDLYFRDPVIEPQEGAVQLRWAALDIETDPDGRITAVSLVCGSFEVVVFHGPELDDPRVEAVDSEQALLLRLAELLQQQDPDVLTGWNVAGFDMAVLEQRFAACRLPFDIGRTGQETAGTRKTGTGLTRVFVPGRQVVDAMQAVRASGRRFADMRLDTVAHAILGEGKTAGMGEATDKLAELETLRRSQPLEYCRYCLHDSRLVQSILHHTGLDRLTEVRAELTGMGMDMAWTSIPVFERLYALELLKRRIVPPTAAAPDAEFGAPGGTVLEPVPGLFAHVLVFDFRSLYPSIMRTFNIDPLSYARAQQHPDPEALVAPNGASFSRDPGILPALLARYFAAREQAIAAGDAVGTHVYKILMNSLYGVLGSAGCIYARRELAGAITGFGRYCLLFARDFFRARGLTVLYGDTDSVFVYAGGQDAAGAAGRYAEELNAALTAQIREEYRVASQISIRFEQSYHWLLLPKLRGADSEQRVRGRAKGYAGSTPDGKLEIRGIEAARSDYTELARRFQTELLELLFGGATAGQLCDYAREFAAQLSLGCLDDHLVYRKVLRRAAASYTHAAPPPVRAARKLGWTRRRGRIAYVMTVQGPEPLEMLHSRLDYRYYIEHQLKPIWKSIIETAELGDSLVRMLQNAGDPAGYSPDSRHPVVGAAAGLDPFSDQLELGFG
- a CDS encoding ATP-binding protein codes for the protein MGLIAFINSQHEVLERLRDAYQQHGQRLGYTIRMISSEQRIQETLNYDLPELVILNCADPQVRLSSLAEQVRTDSWLHSFGIIGLFDGSRQNEDEIAEQLRELNLLVLLDYSRIRSHLMKCVSIILGNRQLIFQREVSSHFTDRMSGSFQIDNDTLAVPIYAGIPVTNLAQMGLIQPQDKLKLQLALSELIINAVEHGNCGITYEEKTAALESGGSVVDLVQERCQDVEIALKRVRFSWESDGTQTTFTIRDDGDGFDVAAVREKTRTQDLYSQHGRGIHMAETIADELRYNDQGNEVTMVIRHREGEERQAPQGFSGEQTLFPQPGDVVFREGERGDFLYYISSGHFSVHHGGKQVGSITPADIFMGEMSFLLNNLRSATVIAETDAKLIKITRKAFVEVMKQYPHYGIFLSKLLARKLARSNEARSS
- a CDS encoding CPBP family intramembrane glutamic endopeptidase, with protein sequence MDTENITESGVEDAYSQPRARTALGAAAAAVATHVGLLLAGGLVYGVLVYNQAAVVTTGSLAGVLGGLLTAVLGVIAAMIAVARWGDGVSGTLMLLSRAHSLREYRHTVFFALLTYFLSVLFAVAINALPFMPDAYPAEELLALFPEPLLLRILLVGLLIPVVEEVIYRGIVLRRLAAIFSPRAAIVLSALVFGAIHWDSLQSLYTFAMGLAIGWLFLRTGSLQLAVLVHVVFNLYGVMMDALQMDTRADWVIGLYTVIFLLGTLILGSRACRFFYDYPEESVAGG
- a CDS encoding DapH/DapD/GlmU-related protein; the encoded protein is MLTNVNAVLVRLVRSLPMQMVLTIVFYFFYAAAFGLCVVPSLHVVALGWRRFEPFVANSALNYLQFGVYLGVALFAYYVTSVFVVGIGMRVSSLGIRPGRYPAKSFTVMRWMIHNGFYGMAKTMFLPMIRATGFANLFFRIAGAKIGRRVRINTGSLVDCYLLEVGDNVILGGDALITCHIVENYHLILERVVIGENTLIGARSYITPGVEIGANSVIGIGSYLRKGTRLPPKSMMTSLAAVPLRQAREIERGLDRFYLKRGAGPNHPPATDSSG